One window from the genome of Chitinispirillales bacterium ANBcel5 encodes:
- a CDS encoding M23 family metallopeptidase: MIKKRRYRLQRKKKVGNILKVFTLFIPVILAITVIRLNSSPSLASNTADQELSEITEYLDSLNREIDLVKKDLAYLRYVRRGEIGPGQGMFQVLDDMGISTVMSLAIVNTLTDTVEIVNHRVAEKFEALMDSTEPERVVSFSYKPNPSVEHRLKDDGSGEFVYQRIDHPTTIEHRIYEGVLEQGASLDQTLRAMEIPGSMVGVVNGILQCKISFRTDARAGDRFKVLLRERFFQDSIRIESHVLYAHYNGVRAGTHEAYRYEDFDPKSSYTAHYTREGEALIYSGLRYPLDRLHITSPYGMRRHPITGVRSMHWGVDYRAATGTPVYAVAEGVVVKSAYNRTNGNYIAVRHSDNYTSYYLHLHRRSVRRGQRVQSRQVIGTVGSTGLSTGPHLHFGFKRPNGSWMDPLKKRMIATPKLEGERLVRLNDQIAEIDTFLDSLSTEQPSILAQKKEN, from the coding sequence ATGATTAAAAAGAGAAGATATAGGTTACAAAGAAAGAAAAAAGTTGGTAATATACTCAAAGTTTTTACCTTGTTTATTCCTGTTATTCTTGCAATAACAGTAATCAGATTAAATTCTTCACCATCACTTGCAAGCAATACAGCAGATCAAGAGCTTTCAGAAATTACTGAATACCTTGATTCCCTAAACAGGGAGATCGATTTAGTGAAAAAGGATTTAGCGTATCTGCGCTATGTCAGAAGGGGTGAAATTGGTCCCGGACAGGGCATGTTTCAAGTTTTGGATGATATGGGTATTTCCACAGTTATGAGCCTCGCAATTGTTAACACACTTACAGACACAGTTGAAATTGTAAATCACAGAGTGGCAGAAAAATTTGAAGCACTTATGGATTCTACAGAACCCGAACGAGTGGTATCTTTTTCCTACAAGCCCAACCCCTCTGTTGAGCATCGATTAAAAGATGATGGATCTGGCGAGTTTGTGTATCAGCGCATCGACCACCCTACAACCATTGAACATAGAATCTATGAGGGTGTTTTGGAACAGGGAGCATCACTTGACCAAACACTTCGAGCTATGGAAATCCCCGGATCAATGGTTGGTGTTGTCAATGGAATTTTACAGTGCAAAATATCTTTCAGAACCGATGCGCGCGCCGGAGATCGATTTAAGGTGCTGCTTAGAGAGCGTTTTTTTCAGGATTCAATACGAATTGAAAGCCATGTACTTTATGCGCACTACAATGGTGTCAGAGCAGGAACTCATGAAGCGTACCGATATGAAGACTTCGATCCAAAATCTTCCTATACTGCCCACTATACCAGAGAAGGTGAGGCACTTATTTATTCTGGTCTCAGATACCCTCTTGATCGGTTGCATATTACATCTCCTTACGGTATGAGACGCCATCCAATTACTGGTGTACGAAGTATGCATTGGGGGGTAGATTACCGAGCAGCTACCGGAACACCGGTTTACGCAGTTGCAGAAGGTGTTGTGGTTAAATCAGCCTACAACCGAACCAATGGAAATTACATTGCTGTAAGACACAGTGACAATTACACCTCCTATTACCTGCACCTCCACAGGCGCTCAGTAAGAAGAGGGCAGAGAGTTCAAAGTCGACAGGTTATCGGAACCGTTGGAAGCACAGGACTTTCAACAGGACCACATTTACATTTTGGATTTAAGAGACCTAACGGCTCCTGGATGGACCCTCTTAAAAAACGTATGATTGCAACTCCAAAGCTTGAGGGTGAACGCTTAGTGAGACTTAATGATCAGATCGCTGAGATAGATACTTTTCTGGATAGCCTAAGCACAGAACAACCTTCTATTTTAGCCCAAAAAAAGGAAAACTGA
- the hisA gene encoding phosphoribosylformimino-5-aminoimidazole carboxamide ribotide isomerase, with product MRFRPCIDLHQGKVKQIVGGSLSDADSEKLITNFESPRSPAHFASMYCDDKLYGGHVIMLGPGNEHAASEAIAAFPEGFQVGGGINAENAMRYLDIGASHVIVTSYVFFGGHIQWERLEELVRALGKKRIVLDLSCRKKGDSYVIVTDRWQVLTSQTINAQLLEKLGSYCDEFLIHAADIEGLKGGVDQELIALLGEISPLNVTYAGGIRSIQDLEITKELGKSRVDATIGSALDIFGGTLPYKEVVQWHNRQQNKEQA from the coding sequence ATGCGCTTCAGACCATGTATTGATCTTCATCAGGGAAAAGTGAAACAAATAGTGGGGGGATCGCTTTCGGATGCCGATTCTGAGAAACTTATAACTAATTTTGAATCACCACGATCACCTGCGCATTTTGCTTCGATGTATTGTGACGATAAATTGTATGGCGGACACGTAATAATGCTTGGCCCTGGAAACGAACACGCTGCAAGTGAAGCGATTGCTGCTTTTCCTGAAGGATTTCAGGTTGGTGGTGGTATTAATGCTGAGAATGCAATGCGTTACTTAGATATTGGAGCATCACACGTAATCGTTACCTCCTATGTGTTTTTTGGGGGACATATTCAATGGGAACGGCTTGAGGAGCTGGTACGGGCTTTGGGTAAAAAGAGAATCGTTCTTGATCTAAGTTGCAGAAAAAAGGGTGATTCCTACGTTATAGTGACCGATCGATGGCAGGTCCTCACGTCTCAGACCATAAATGCTCAGCTGCTTGAAAAACTTGGCTCCTATTGTGATGAGTTCCTTATTCATGCAGCAGATATTGAGGGGCTCAAAGGAGGGGTGGATCAGGAGCTGATTGCACTGCTTGGAGAAATATCACCACTGAATGTTACCTATGCAGGTGGAATACGATCAATTCAAGACCTCGAGATCACAAAAGAGCTGGGGAAATCACGAGTTGATGCAACAATTGGCAGTGCTCTTGATATATTTGGCGGCACATTGCCTTATAAAGAAGTCGTTCAGTGGCATAACAGGCAACAAAACAAAGAACAGGCTTAA
- a CDS encoding FAD:protein FMN transferase gives MKKSTTILNASSALACAVIFSVMISCGGDKLVQKSHIFYRMDTVTEITISVPRSFDVQKLWEDIDTYLAVSERRFSVTHSDSEVRVINQRESDSVAVGEELAEMISASLKYGQELQGAFDITILPIKELWGLGENSFASARSIPDSALVQETLEKVNYKGVSLSKSMDSVYFASSELKIDVGGVAKGFVVEELQKLLEKEGVNDYLIVAGGDIAVSGRKKDGTPWVIGIQHPIDRSAMIGRVAIDSGAIVTSGDYERYRVVDGIKYHHIFDPKTGYSCNKNRSVTVWTQRAIDADILSTGLFCMDKAEIKAYVEANSDIECLVVDANGDIYVSEGWKDKVELF, from the coding sequence ATGAAAAAAAGTACAACTATATTGAATGCTTCCTCTGCGTTAGCTTGTGCAGTAATTTTCTCTGTTATGATTTCTTGTGGGGGAGATAAATTGGTGCAGAAAAGCCATATTTTCTATCGTATGGATACAGTTACTGAAATAACTATCTCTGTTCCAAGGAGCTTTGATGTTCAAAAATTATGGGAAGATATCGATACGTATCTTGCAGTAAGTGAGAGAAGATTTTCTGTCACCCACAGCGATTCAGAGGTCAGGGTAATAAATCAAAGAGAGAGTGATAGTGTCGCCGTAGGTGAGGAACTTGCAGAGATGATAAGTGCTTCTCTTAAGTATGGCCAGGAGCTTCAGGGCGCTTTCGATATAACGATCTTACCGATTAAAGAATTGTGGGGTTTGGGAGAAAACAGTTTTGCATCAGCGCGCTCTATACCTGATTCGGCTCTTGTTCAAGAAACCCTTGAAAAGGTTAATTACAAGGGGGTTTCCCTTTCAAAATCTATGGATTCTGTTTATTTCGCGTCCTCTGAGTTAAAAATTGATGTAGGGGGGGTAGCTAAGGGCTTTGTTGTTGAAGAACTTCAAAAATTATTGGAAAAAGAAGGGGTGAACGACTACCTTATTGTTGCAGGAGGTGATATTGCCGTATCAGGAAGAAAAAAAGATGGCACACCGTGGGTAATCGGAATACAACATCCAATTGATCGTTCTGCAATGATCGGCAGAGTTGCCATTGATAGTGGTGCCATAGTTACAAGTGGAGATTATGAACGATACAGAGTTGTCGATGGTATCAAATATCATCACATCTTTGATCCTAAAACCGGTTATAGCTGTAATAAAAACAGAAGCGTAACTGTCTGGACTCAACGGGCCATTGATGCTGATATCTTAAGTACCGGGCTTTTCTGTATGGATAAGGCAGAAATAAAAGCCTATGTTGAAGCCAATTCTGATATTGAGTGTTTGGTCGTTGATGCAAACGGTGATATCTATGTTAGTGAAGGATGGAAAGATAAGGTTGAGTTGTTTTAG